CCGTGGCTACGAGCCCGGCGGCACCGTCCGCTCGATGACCGTCTTCTACGCGATCCCCCTGCGCGGTACCAAGCAGGACTGGCTGGCGAACGAGCTGCGCCGCTGGGACGAGTACACCACCGAGGACAACCGCTACATCGAGGTTCCGGGCGAGCACTACACGCTGATGGGTCCGCACCATGTGGCCGAGTTCCAGGGAATCCTGCGCCGGGAGCTGGACCGGGCGATGGGGGAGGCGTGACGACCCGAAGCCCGGACAGGCGTGAAGCCGGGGAACAGCGCGGGACAAGGGGGAGCAATGAAGGAGGACGAACAGTGAAGGGCGCAAGGATTCTGATCACCGGCGGCACCGGACAGGTCGCCCGGCCGGTGGCCGAGGCGCTGGCGGCGGAGAACGAGGTCTGGTGCCTTGGCAGGTTCACCGCACCCGGCGTCGAGCGGGAGCTGCGCGAGCGGGGCATCACCACCTGGCACTGGGACATGGGCGAGACCACCTGCGATCCGTTGCGTGGGCTGCCCGAGGACTTCACGCACGTAGTGCACTCGGCGGTACGCCGCGGAGAGGACGGCGACTTCAACGCCGCGGTGGAGGTCAACGCCGTCGCCGCGGGCCGTCTGATGACGCACTGCCGCCGAGCCGAGGCCTTCCTGTACGTGTCGACCGGGGCGCTTTACAAGCGGCAGACCCTCGACCACAGGTATACCGAGGATGATCCGGTCGATGGCGTCGCGGACTGGCTCCCCGCCTATCCGGTCGGCAAGATCGCCACCGAGGGCGCGGTGCGCGCCTTCGCTCAGGTACTCCAGCTG
The genomic region above belongs to Streptomyces sp. CG1 and contains:
- a CDS encoding NAD-dependent epimerase/dehydratase family protein, with protein sequence MKGARILITGGTGQVARPVAEALAAENEVWCLGRFTAPGVERELRERGITTWHWDMGETTCDPLRGLPEDFTHVVHSAVRRGEDGDFNAAVEVNAVAAGRLMTHCRRAEAFLYVSTGALYKRQTLDHRYTEDDPVDGVADWLPAYPVGKIATEGAVRAFAQVLQLPTTIARLNIAYGPGGYGGVPMLYFKRMLAGEPIPVPRTGQNWSSLLYTSDLVAQVPRLWEAASTPATLVNWGGDEPVGMTDCVRYLEQLTGVAANLVPSDVTRETYQFDPTLRRRLTGPCEVGWREGIRRTLRALYPDHVKPTER